DNA sequence from the Candidatus Atribacteria bacterium genome:
TCTACCTGGCAGATGGAAGGAATGAAACACCACAAATTTAAACCTCGAACCGCAGTCATCACTAATATCCTACCAGATCACTTAGATCGCTACCCTAATTATAAAGAGTATATACGGGCAGAAAAATTAATTTTCCAATACCAAAACCCAAATGATCACCTGATAGTAAATTATGATAATGAAGAAACCATTAAAATTAAAAAAGAAACTAATTTGCCGCTTTACTGGTTCAGTGCTAAAAAAAAGATAGAACCGGGTTGTTATTTTGAAAATGATGAATTAGCCTTTCAATTAGAAGGACATAAAACTGTCTTTGCTAAAATTTCCGATCTCCCTTTGCCCGGATCACATAATTTGGAAAACATCTTAGCCGCGAGTACGGTAGGATTTATTCATAATATCCCCGGAAAAATCATTCTAAAAGCCTTAAAACAATTTCCCGGGATCTCTTACCGATTAGAATTTATTGGTAGGTATAGAGGGATTAAATTTTATAATGATACCTGTGCCACTACTCCGGAAGCTACCTTAGCTGCTTTAGAGTCTTTTTCCAAGGAATATATTATTTTGATTCTTGGTGGCAAAGATAAAGAATTAAATTATAAAAACTTTGGACTAGCTATAGGGCAAAATAAAAAAATTAAAAAGATTATCCTCTTGCAACACCCTGATTACACTGCCTCTTTAAAAATATTTTCCACCTTAAAAAAACATCTCGATTCAGAAAAAATTATCCAAACAACCAACCTTAAAGTGGCGATAGAAATAGCTATACAGCAAGCTAA
Encoded proteins:
- the murD gene encoding UDP-N-acetylmuramoyl-L-alanine--D-glutamate ligase, producing MTKNPENLKNKRVTIMGLGLNQGGLGVARFLVKAGAKVLITDLKTEKELRSSLEKLKNFDIRYILGRHREEDFINTDMVIQNPAVSHNSKYLKIAREYKIPIKTDLDLFFQQCPSRNIIAIAGTKGKSTVSQLIFHIFKEAQKDTILAGNIGISVLDILEKITPQTWVILEISTWQMEGMKHHKFKPRTAVITNILPDHLDRYPNYKEYIRAEKLIFQYQNPNDHLIVNYDNEETIKIKKETNLPLYWFSAKKKIEPGCYFENDELAFQLEGHKTVFAKISDLPLPGSHNLENILAASTVGFIHNIPGKIILKALKQFPGISYRLEFIGRYRGIKFYNDTCATTPEATLAALESFSKEYIILILGGKDKELNYKNFGLAIGQNKKIKKIILLQHPDYTASLKIFSTLKKHLDSEKIIQTTNLKVAIEIAIQQAKANDLIILSPAAASFGMFKNEFDRGDQFNKIVKNLK